One Mycoavidus sp. B2-EB genomic region harbors:
- a CDS encoding leucine-rich repeat domain-containing protein, which yields MTSTFFPKVNKTQASCDNYKDEKYTSTNYFHKIRKSFNELSEKLTGSKTRKNTNSSIKEDYKNSTIHPRKSRTSNRFFAIIAPRNTNDYKNEIIIKKSQEISAAIPTPLASSYSYELESRKEKLIQIVNQINDLKGRYNSMTSLQNLNLLDSRIGKLEYYKEQVMQEIKFYATQMPEYNPHYRKVEYIDAIDFIAYSKLAPLEKELETIRNTLIGRGENTEHIKEKLNRINNINTMNEFESEISLFIKSYLSDKNDGSEKASDDAKLETINSIKFAHHYKTSELSLSDKGLSAFPKVLLKLKNLEHLDLSNNPIQSIPAQLLQMDRLRSINLTRTHLISQNSRISPNQETLNLISQLRAKGIQIIVDPEMEVRIQNSQKQTQTHLL from the coding sequence ATGACTTCTACCTTTTTCCCTAAGGTTAACAAAACTCAAGCCTCATGCGATAATTATAAAGATGAAAAATATACCTCCACAAATTATTTTCATAAAATCAGAAAATCATTTAACGAATTATCTGAAAAACTAACAGGATCAAAAACAAGAAAAAACACCAATTCCTCTATCAAAGAAGATTACAAAAACTCAACTATCCATCCTCGAAAGTCCAGAACATCGAATAGATTTTTCGCAATTATTGCACCGAGAAATACAAATGACTATAAAAATGAAATCATCATCAAAAAATCTCAAGAAATCTCCGCTGCAATACCGACGCCCCTAGCAAGCAGCTATTCTTACGAACTGGAATCTCGCAAGGAAAAATTGATTCAGATCGTGAATCAAATTAATGATCTTAAAGGAAGATACAATTCCATGACAAGTTTGCAAAATTTAAATCTGCTAGATTCTAGGATAGGAAAATTAGAGTATTATAAAGAACAAGTTATGCAAGAAATCAAATTCTACGCCACCCAAATGCCAGAATATAACCCTCATTATCGAAAAGTGGAATATATAGATGCTATAGATTTTATAGCTTACTCCAAGTTAGCACCTTTAGAAAAAGAATTAGAAACCATTAGAAATACGTTGATTGGGCGCGGAGAAAATACGGAACACATCAAAGAGAAATTAAATAGAATAAATAATATAAATACGATGAACGAATTTGAGAGTGAAATTTCATTATTTATTAAATCTTACCTATCTGACAAAAACGATGGAAGTGAAAAAGCATCTGATGATGCAAAATTAGAAACGATTAACTCCATCAAATTCGCGCATCACTACAAAACCTCAGAACTATCACTTTCAGATAAGGGGTTAAGCGCGTTTCCAAAAGTACTGCTAAAGCTAAAAAACCTTGAACATCTGGATTTGAGCAACAATCCGATCCAATCTATACCAGCTCAATTACTGCAAATGGATAGGCTTCGATCAATTAATCTAACTCGTACTCATCTAATTTCCCAAAACTCGAGGATTAGTCCCAATCAAGAGACATTAAATCTCATCAGTCAACTGCGTGCGAAGGGTATCCAAATTATTGTCGATCCAGAGATGGAGGTAAGAATCCAGAACTCGCAAAAACAGACCCAAACTCATCTTCTCTAA
- a CDS encoding response regulator transcription factor, translating to MAIPALTVMLLDDHPVVLDGFKTQLHAARDIQIVGTFMTSRALLAALRNRTCDVLLIDYSLGEHDLDGVNLVRYLSVRYNEIKILVASAHHDPATMMLVMRAGARGFFSKRQNLVELPHAIRTVASGQAYLGAQLAEQLSVPPFMLGEVAASGTGHELKTDYDNLSPREREVLRCCLDGLTLTQITEKFSRSIKTISAQKRAAYRKLGIQNDYQLFKIAPFLKQE from the coding sequence ATGGCTATTCCCGCTTTAACCGTTATGTTGCTTGACGACCATCCAGTCGTCCTGGATGGATTTAAGACACAATTACATGCAGCACGGGATATTCAGATCGTTGGTACTTTTATGACCAGCCGTGCGCTGCTAGCCGCACTCAGAAACCGTACTTGTGATGTTTTGCTGATTGACTATTCATTGGGTGAACATGATCTCGATGGCGTGAATTTGGTCCGCTATTTGAGTGTGCGTTATAACGAGATTAAGATTCTCGTAGCCTCAGCACATCATGATCCGGCGACTATGATGTTAGTGATGCGCGCGGGCGCGCGCGGCTTTTTCAGTAAACGCCAAAATTTAGTTGAGCTACCGCATGCGATTCGCACGGTTGCTTCTGGGCAAGCTTATTTAGGCGCTCAGCTAGCCGAGCAGCTATCCGTTCCCCCTTTTATGCTGGGTGAAGTGGCTGCGTCAGGAACGGGGCACGAGTTAAAAACAGATTACGACAATCTGTCTCCTCGTGAGCGTGAAGTTTTACGTTGCTGTCTTGATGGCTTGACTTTGACGCAAATCACGGAGAAATTTTCACGGAGTATTAAAACGATTAGCGCTCAAAAGCGAGCTGCTTATCGTAAGCTCGGTATTCAGAACGATTACCAACTCTTCAAAATAGCCCCATTTTTAAAGCAAGAATAA
- the ligA gene encoding NAD-dependent DNA ligase LigA, whose translation MHNPVDNEKSERAARLRAQIEQHNYAYYVQDAPEISDAEYDRLFAELAAIETENPYLLTPDSPTQRVNGQVAEGFQPVVHTVPMLSLNNGFNDEEIEAFDKRCAQGLYKTEPVTGLEYACELKFDGLAVALRYVDGVLVQAATRGDGVRGEEITANIRTVHSIPLRLKGISIPALLEVRGEVFMLKNAFEKLNQRQRVAGQKEFANPRNAAAGSLRQLNPKVTASRSLSFFAYGIGELAGVAMPPTHQALLDWYLELGVPVCEKRAVVQGAAELLGFFKAMSEQRNTLPYEIDGVVYKLNRLEEQQQLGFVSRAPRFALAHKFPAQEALTKLIAIEVNVGRTGAITPIARLEPVFVGGAMVTNATLHNEDEVRRKDILIGDTVIVRRAGDVIPEVVSVLTERRPATAHGFEMPTECPVCGSAIERLPGEAIARCTGALACAAQRKQALWHFAQRRALEIDGLGEKIIDQLVVQNLVHTPADLFKLSFATLVKLERFADKSAQNLLAALHQAKQTTLARFIYALGIRHVGESTALDLARYFGALEPLIQAPREVLLEVNDVGPVVAESILQFFAQAHNLEVIEALRAAGVTWLEGPPAARPSAGPLAGKTVVLTGSLLNFTREQVKAQLEAAGAKVAASVSSKTHYVIAGAEAGGKLAKAEALGIEVLDEDGLRQLLASVELSPEQ comes from the coding sequence ATGCATAACCCTGTAGACAATGAAAAATCTGAGCGCGCGGCCAGGTTGCGCGCGCAAATCGAGCAACACAATTACGCTTATTACGTACAGGACGCTCCGGAAATCTCTGATGCCGAATACGACCGATTGTTTGCCGAGTTAGCGGCCATTGAAACAGAGAACCCTTATTTGCTGACGCCCGATTCTCCTACGCAACGCGTAAACGGCCAGGTCGCCGAAGGCTTTCAGCCAGTCGTGCATACCGTGCCAATGTTGTCATTAAATAATGGTTTTAATGATGAAGAAATTGAAGCATTTGATAAACGTTGCGCTCAAGGGCTGTATAAGACCGAACCAGTAACAGGCTTAGAGTATGCTTGTGAACTTAAGTTTGATGGTCTTGCGGTGGCATTGCGTTATGTCGATGGCGTACTCGTGCAAGCGGCAACCCGGGGCGATGGGGTGCGAGGAGAAGAGATTACCGCCAATATTCGGACTGTGCACTCGATTCCACTACGTTTGAAAGGCATCTCTATCCCTGCCTTGCTTGAGGTGAGGGGGGAGGTGTTTATGCTGAAAAACGCTTTTGAAAAATTAAATCAACGCCAGCGGGTAGCGGGTCAGAAAGAGTTTGCTAATCCACGGAATGCGGCGGCAGGCAGCTTGCGCCAGCTCAATCCCAAAGTTACCGCGAGCCGGTCGTTGTCGTTTTTTGCCTATGGGATCGGTGAGCTTGCCGGGGTGGCCATGCCGCCAACGCATCAAGCTTTGCTTGATTGGTATTTGGAGCTAGGCGTTCCGGTTTGTGAGAAGCGTGCGGTCGTACAGGGCGCAGCGGAATTACTCGGCTTTTTTAAAGCGATGAGCGAGCAACGCAATACATTGCCTTATGAGATTGATGGCGTCGTCTATAAATTGAATCGGTTGGAAGAGCAACAGCAGCTTGGTTTTGTTTCACGCGCACCGCGCTTTGCGTTAGCCCATAAATTTCCTGCGCAAGAAGCTTTGACCAAGCTGATTGCAATCGAGGTCAATGTGGGCCGCACTGGTGCTATCACCCCAATCGCGCGGCTTGAGCCGGTGTTTGTGGGAGGGGCCATGGTGACCAATGCCACCTTGCACAATGAAGATGAGGTGCGGCGCAAGGATATTTTGATTGGCGATACGGTTATTGTGCGGCGCGCGGGCGATGTGATTCCGGAAGTGGTAAGCGTTTTAACCGAGCGGCGGCCCGCCACAGCACACGGTTTTGAAATGCCAACCGAATGCCCAGTATGTGGATCTGCGATTGAGCGCTTACCCGGCGAGGCGATTGCTCGTTGTACCGGCGCCTTAGCGTGTGCGGCACAGCGTAAGCAAGCGCTTTGGCACTTTGCTCAGCGGCGCGCGCTAGAGATTGATGGTTTGGGAGAAAAAATTATTGATCAGCTCGTCGTGCAAAACCTGGTGCATACGCCTGCTGATTTGTTTAAGCTAAGCTTTGCAACGCTGGTTAAACTTGAGCGTTTTGCTGATAAATCTGCGCAAAATCTACTGGCTGCATTACACCAGGCTAAACAGACTACATTGGCGCGCTTTATCTATGCGCTTGGCATCCGTCACGTGGGCGAATCAACCGCGCTTGATTTAGCTCGTTATTTTGGCGCGCTTGAACCTCTGATACAGGCACCGCGTGAAGTGCTGCTAGAAGTCAATGACGTGGGGCCGGTGGTGGCGGAATCCATCCTTCAATTCTTTGCTCAAGCGCATAATCTTGAGGTGATTGAAGCATTGCGTGCAGCAGGTGTGACCTGGCTTGAGGGGCCGCCTGCTGCGCGGCCTAGCGCTGGGCCCTTGGCCGGTAAGACGGTAGTCCTGACGGGAAGTCTACTGAATTTCACGCGTGAGCAAGTCAAGGCGCAACTGGAAGCCGCAGGTGCAAAAGTAGCGGCTTCAGTTTCCAGTAAAACCCATTATGTGATTGCTGGGGCAGAGGCGGGTGGCAAACTTGCGAAAGCCGAGGCGCTGGGTATTGAAGTGTTGGATGAAGACGGTTTGCGTCAGTTGTTGGCAAGTGTAGAGCTGTCGCCAGAGCAATAG
- a CDS encoding [protein-PII] uridylyltransferase, whose translation MQNQRLANVNITQEASFKAVKAALIEKFKVIGKADPFMRALARAADHALLNAWHLCQLPPSFVLAAVGGFGRGELAPHSDLDILILLPAEPDASLTAKLESFIGMAWDFGLEISSSVRTIAQCIEAASQDITVQTALLEARRIGGDAALFKQFTNCFNAALDIHAFFQAKQLEMQQRHAKFQESPYSLEPNCKESPGGLRDLQLILWLTRTAGFGHTWQELEMRSQLTAREARELRRNELFLKTLRARLHILAGRRQDVLAFDFQTQLAESFGYRATPAKRASEQMMRRYYWAAKAVTQLTAILLQNIEAHLFPKTSGITHRLSERFAEKQGLIEITQDDLYQREPDAILETFLLCERTPGVTGLATRTLRALYNARNVMNQEWRRAPQNRQRFLEILQLSQNSIEHASTAHALALMNQTSVLGRYLLSFWRIVGQMQHDLYHVYTVDQHILMVLRNLHRFGVAEHAHEYPSCSQLMMNFERPWVLMIAALFHDIAKGRGGDHSILGMAEAQRFCREHKLAAEDAKLIIWLVEHHLTMSRVAQKQDTSDPQIVQRFADQVQTERQLTALYLLTVADIRGTSPKVWNAWKGKLLEDLYRITLNTLGGVQPNTHSALALRKEQALTLLQQHLIPENAFQAFWEQLDIAYFLRHDAPDIAWQTHALYLYLETPQPIVRARRSPLGEGVQVLVYIKDQTDLFAGICSYFDSHALSVLDARIHTTRHGYALDSFFVTHAYTELDDNTHHATQGELYDYDQITARIEQQLTRHLASAKPLPLPSPGRLARQSRTFPSTPRIHLRADENGQYYILSLSTNDRPGLLYAIAHILASHQINLHAARINTLGERVEDIFLLASAKLADSRQQIQLETELLRAIAV comes from the coding sequence ATGCAAAACCAGCGTTTAGCGAACGTAAATATAACGCAAGAAGCCAGCTTTAAAGCCGTCAAAGCTGCACTGATTGAGAAATTTAAGGTTATCGGTAAAGCTGACCCATTCATGCGCGCCCTGGCGCGCGCTGCCGATCATGCGCTTTTAAACGCCTGGCATCTATGCCAACTCCCCCCCTCTTTTGTGCTAGCGGCAGTGGGGGGGTTTGGCCGAGGCGAGCTCGCGCCTCATTCTGACCTTGATATTCTGATTTTGCTGCCGGCCGAACCTGATGCCAGCCTAACCGCTAAACTTGAATCGTTTATTGGTATGGCATGGGATTTTGGGCTTGAAATTAGCAGTAGCGTACGCACCATCGCACAATGTATAGAAGCGGCAAGCCAAGATATTACGGTGCAAACGGCTTTACTCGAAGCACGTCGTATCGGCGGGGATGCAGCGCTTTTTAAGCAATTTACCAACTGTTTTAATGCAGCACTGGACATCCATGCCTTTTTTCAGGCGAAGCAGCTTGAAATGCAGCAGCGTCATGCAAAATTTCAAGAGTCTCCTTATAGTCTTGAGCCGAACTGTAAAGAAAGTCCGGGCGGCTTACGCGATTTGCAGCTGATTTTATGGCTGACCCGCACCGCTGGCTTTGGCCATACTTGGCAAGAGCTTGAAATGCGCAGCCAGCTCACGGCCAGAGAAGCGCGTGAATTGCGCCGCAACGAACTATTTTTAAAAACCTTGCGGGCCCGGCTCCATATCTTGGCCGGCCGGCGGCAAGATGTGCTGGCTTTTGATTTTCAGACACAACTGGCTGAAAGCTTTGGCTATCGCGCAACCCCCGCTAAACGGGCCAGCGAGCAAATGATGCGCCGCTATTATTGGGCGGCTAAAGCGGTCACTCAGCTCACCGCTATCTTATTGCAAAATATCGAAGCACACCTTTTTCCAAAGACCAGCGGCATTACGCATAGACTGTCTGAGCGCTTCGCAGAAAAGCAGGGCTTAATCGAAATCACACAGGATGATCTTTATCAACGTGAACCCGATGCGATTCTTGAAACCTTTTTGCTGTGCGAGCGCACGCCCGGCGTAACGGGCTTAGCGACGCGTACTTTACGTGCCTTATATAACGCGCGCAATGTGATGAACCAAGAGTGGCGCCGCGCACCACAAAACCGCCAACGCTTTCTTGAGATTTTGCAACTCTCGCAAAACTCGATAGAGCATGCAAGCACCGCCCACGCCTTAGCACTGATGAACCAAACCAGTGTGCTGGGACGTTATTTATTGAGTTTTTGGCGGATCGTTGGGCAAATGCAGCATGATCTTTATCATGTCTATACAGTTGACCAACATATTTTAATGGTCTTACGCAATTTGCACCGCTTTGGCGTAGCAGAACATGCGCATGAATATCCATCTTGCAGCCAATTGATGATGAATTTTGAGCGGCCTTGGGTCCTTATGATTGCCGCGCTTTTTCATGATATAGCTAAAGGACGCGGAGGGGATCACTCAATCCTTGGCATGGCCGAAGCGCAGCGCTTTTGCCGTGAGCACAAGCTAGCAGCGGAAGATGCTAAGCTGATTATTTGGCTGGTCGAGCACCATTTGACCATGAGCCGTGTGGCCCAAAAACAAGATACCAGTGATCCACAAATCGTCCAGCGGTTTGCAGATCAAGTGCAAACTGAGCGCCAGCTTACAGCACTCTATCTACTCACGGTAGCCGATATTCGCGGCACCAGCCCTAAGGTCTGGAATGCCTGGAAAGGCAAGCTCCTTGAAGATTTATACCGCATCACCTTAAACACGCTTGGCGGCGTGCAACCCAATACGCATTCGGCGCTGGCGCTACGCAAAGAGCAAGCGCTCACGCTCTTGCAACAACACCTGATCCCAGAGAATGCCTTCCAAGCGTTTTGGGAGCAGCTAGACATTGCTTATTTCTTACGCCACGATGCCCCTGATATTGCTTGGCAAACACACGCTCTTTACTTATATCTTGAAACCCCTCAGCCGATTGTTCGAGCGCGCCGTTCACCGCTTGGAGAAGGCGTCCAAGTTCTTGTCTACATAAAAGATCAAACTGATTTATTTGCCGGCATTTGTAGTTATTTCGATAGTCATGCTCTTTCCGTGCTAGATGCACGCATCCATACTACCCGCCATGGCTACGCGCTGGATAGTTTTTTTGTAACGCACGCGTATACTGAGTTAGACGACAATACGCACCACGCAACCCAGGGTGAGCTTTATGATTATGATCAAATCACCGCACGCATTGAACAACAACTCACCCGTCATCTGGCGAGCGCCAAACCCCTTCCGCTCCCCTCGCCAGGCCGACTTGCTAGACAATCGCGCACCTTTCCAAGCACTCCGCGGATTCATTTACGCGCCGATGAAAACGGGCAATATTACATTCTGTCGCTCTCAACCAATGACCGGCCAGGATTACTCTACGCCATTGCTCATATCTTAGCCTCTCACCAAATCAATCTGCACGCGGCGCGTATCAATACGTTAGGAGAACGCGTTGAAGACATTTTTTTGCTCGCCAGCGCAAAGCTCGCTGACAGCCGGCAACAGATTCAGCTTGAAACCGAATTACTCCGCGCCATTGCAGTTTGA
- the map gene encoding type I methionyl aminopeptidase, with protein sequence MKNMTITIKNENDIAQMRVACRLASEVLDYITPFIAAGITTGELDRLCHQYMLDEQKTIPAPLNYQPPGYTPYPKATCISVNDVICHGIPGDKTLKNGDILNIDITVIKNGYFGDTSRMFIVGEGSILAKRLVQTTYECMWRGIDQVRPGAQLGDVGYAIQLHAHAQGYSIVREYCGHGIGQTFHEEPQVLHYGQPGTGLKLTPGMIFTIEPMINAGRREIRTMPDGWTIKTRDRSLSAQWEHTILVTETGHEVLTLSAGSPARPAKSAAA encoded by the coding sequence ATAAAAAATATGACTATTACGATTAAAAATGAAAATGACATTGCGCAAATGCGCGTTGCCTGCCGGCTAGCGAGTGAAGTTCTGGATTACATCACCCCGTTTATCGCCGCCGGCATCACGACCGGCGAACTGGATCGCTTATGCCACCAATATATGCTGGATGAGCAGAAAACCATTCCAGCCCCATTAAATTATCAACCTCCAGGTTATACCCCGTACCCTAAAGCCACCTGTATTTCAGTGAATGATGTGATTTGCCACGGCATTCCGGGCGATAAGACCCTCAAGAATGGGGATATTTTAAATATTGATATTACGGTGATTAAAAACGGCTACTTTGGAGACACCAGCCGCATGTTCATCGTAGGAGAAGGGTCAATTCTCGCCAAGCGGCTCGTGCAAACAACCTATGAATGCATGTGGCGCGGCATCGATCAAGTACGCCCTGGCGCGCAACTGGGCGATGTTGGCTATGCGATTCAGCTGCATGCGCACGCACAAGGCTATAGTATTGTGCGTGAATACTGTGGGCATGGGATTGGGCAAACTTTTCATGAAGAGCCGCAAGTACTTCACTATGGTCAGCCAGGCACTGGGCTTAAGCTTACACCTGGCATGATTTTTACGATTGAACCCATGATTAACGCGGGACGCCGCGAGATTCGCACCATGCCAGATGGTTGGACCATCAAAACGCGAGATCGCAGCCTCTCCGCTCAGTGGGAACATACCATCCTCGTCACAGAAACCGGGCATGAGGTGCTGACCTTATCCGCTGGGTCCCCGGCGCGCCCTGCAAAAAGCGCTGCCGCGTAA
- a CDS encoding DUF3800 domain-containing protein yields the protein MRYEDKACNPYDVALEYSFERVLHFLETHNETALPVIAEARGKQEDDALRASFYNLMTKGTYYHRAAHFRLLNCPISFRPKNDNIAGIQLADLCAYPIARHVLRPNEVNRAFEVGLPHF from the coding sequence ATGCGCTATGAAGATAAAGCGTGTAATCCATATGATGTAGCACTGGAATATAGTTTTGAACGTGTTTTACATTTCCTGGAAACGCATAATGAAACCGCACTGCCCGTTATCGCTGAGGCAAGAGGAAAGCAAGAAGACGATGCATTGCGTGCAAGCTTTTATAACTTGATGACCAAAGGCACGTATTACCACCGCGCAGCACATTTTCGTTTACTAAATTGCCCAATCAGCTTTCGCCCAAAAAATGACAATATCGCAGGCATTCAGTTAGCAGATTTATGCGCTTATCCAATAGCTCGACACGTCCTACGGCCCAATGAAGTGAATCGCGCTTTTGAGGTAGGGCTCCCCCATTTCTAA
- the crcB gene encoding fluoride efflux transporter CrcB, with the protein MWKAVVALALGSTLGGLLRWGLGLKLNSILPNLLLGTLSANYLAGYVVGIALAYFAQAPNLAPEWRLLIITGFCGGLSTFSTFSAEVVTLLQQGRLGWAISAIGAHVAGSLIMTLAGIASWHWVKSC; encoded by the coding sequence ATGTGGAAAGCAGTTGTCGCGCTGGCCCTTGGCTCTACGCTTGGTGGACTCCTGCGCTGGGGCCTCGGGCTTAAGCTGAATAGCATTCTCCCCAACTTACTTCTGGGTACGCTCTCAGCGAATTATCTCGCAGGCTATGTCGTTGGCATAGCGCTAGCCTACTTCGCCCAAGCCCCTAACCTTGCACCTGAATGGCGGTTACTGATTATCACCGGCTTCTGTGGTGGCCTTTCCACTTTCTCAACCTTCTCCGCCGAAGTCGTCACGCTACTGCAACAAGGACGCCTAGGGTGGGCCATCAGTGCAATTGGCGCTCATGTTGCTGGGTCTCTCATTATGACGCTAGCAGGCATTGCATCATGGCATTGGGTTAAATCATGTTGA
- a CDS encoding MFS transporter produces MNPTPATPSPQLAAIYHKINWRILSLLTLGYIFAYMDRVNIAFAKLHMQQDIGLSEAAYGLAAGILFIGLMLFEIPSNLLLLKIGARKIFSRIMILWGLTSVAMLFVHDAYSFYVLRFLLGVFEAGYFPGVIFYLTYWYSEARTARAISFIMCAGAIAGITAGPLSTWLMTHMANVWILKGWQWMFLIEGLPCIVLGLIIIAYLDDTPAQAKWLSAEEKTLLNADLAKRHVIPTSYHRMHHVFKDKRFYAMALCYLSFLAGIYAINFWMPTLLREASSASSISLTQIGLLSAIPYAVSIITMVVLGYTSDRYLERRWHTTLLMLISALGLCATTSNNLIIALISITLTTASLFTVSVVFWAMASDYLKGKLAAGSIAILDVIGLTGCFLSPVVIGRLKDVTGSLQAGLFVIAGLVLAGGIAIAALGPTRQNSTRPNAR; encoded by the coding sequence ATGAACCCCACTCCGGCTACTCCATCGCCTCAGCTAGCAGCGATCTACCATAAAATCAATTGGCGCATCCTATCATTATTGACTTTAGGCTATATCTTTGCCTACATGGACCGGGTCAACATTGCATTTGCAAAACTGCACATGCAACAAGATATTGGCCTTAGCGAGGCCGCCTATGGCTTAGCCGCGGGCATCTTATTTATTGGCCTGATGTTATTTGAGATACCCAGTAATCTATTGCTTTTAAAAATAGGCGCCCGCAAAATTTTTAGCCGGATCATGATTCTATGGGGATTGACTTCGGTAGCCATGCTGTTCGTGCATGACGCCTATAGTTTTTATGTGTTGCGCTTTCTGCTTGGCGTGTTTGAGGCGGGGTACTTTCCTGGCGTCATTTTTTACCTTACTTATTGGTATTCAGAAGCCCGTACCGCGCGAGCCATTTCCTTTATCATGTGCGCGGGTGCAATTGCGGGCATTACCGCTGGCCCGCTTTCTACTTGGCTCATGACGCATATGGCGAACGTCTGGATCTTAAAGGGATGGCAATGGATGTTTCTGATCGAGGGCCTACCGTGCATCGTGCTTGGACTGATTATCATCGCTTACTTAGACGATACCCCAGCCCAAGCCAAATGGCTCTCCGCCGAAGAAAAAACCCTACTCAATGCCGACCTTGCAAAACGCCACGTCATACCGACGTCATACCATCGGATGCACCACGTTTTTAAAGACAAACGCTTTTACGCTATGGCGCTTTGCTATTTAAGTTTTCTCGCCGGAATTTATGCAATCAACTTCTGGATGCCTACCCTATTAAGGGAGGCCAGTTCCGCCAGCTCAATCAGCTTGACCCAAATTGGCCTCCTCTCAGCCATTCCTTATGCCGTCTCGATCATTACAATGGTTGTGCTTGGCTACACGTCCGACCGTTATCTTGAGCGGCGCTGGCATACAACCCTTTTAATGTTGATCAGCGCACTCGGGCTTTGTGCCACAACCAGCAATAATCTTATCATTGCGCTCATTAGCATCACTCTGACTACGGCCAGTTTATTCACCGTCTCGGTAGTGTTCTGGGCTATGGCTTCAGATTATTTAAAAGGCAAACTCGCGGCGGGCAGCATCGCCATTTTAGATGTCATTGGGTTAACCGGCTGCTTTCTAAGTCCGGTCGTGATTGGCCGCTTAAAAGACGTCACCGGGAGCCTGCAAGCAGGATTATTCGTTATAGCGGGTTTAGTGTTGGCAGGGGGCATTGCAATCGCAGCCCTGGGACCCACCCGCCAGAACTCAACCCGCCCAAACGCGCGCTAA
- a CDS encoding amidase, producing the protein MKTIRDLALALQNQQMTSVRLIEEALTRIDAHRRAGGCAWISIDAQQALAAAHASDATRAAGYAPSPLAGLPVSIKDLFDMAGQVTRAGSRVLADAPPAVTDAPAVARLRAAGAILLGRTNMSEFAYSGLGLNPHYGNPCTPLDPSRVAGGSSAGAAVSVAGEMAIAALGTDTGGSIRVPAAFCGLTGFKPTAKRVPLTGAIPLSASLDSAGPLAPSVDCCAIFDAVLAGQSPSSIETSAANIKGLRLYVTHDYVGADLDRTVRSAFEAALETLSQAGAHIVHFSFPELFELNSINQQGGLVAAEAWAWHRPLIQRASAQYDPRIAANIRKGATQTAADYLDVLAGHKRLQAYARQRLYDADAWLMPTSAIAAPPLAPLINDDALFASTNALALRNARITNILNGCALTLPCQLPGTLPVGLSICGFAYSDARIIRIARAIEAVLAAR; encoded by the coding sequence ATGAAGACCATTCGGGATCTGGCGCTTGCCTTACAAAACCAGCAGATGACGAGCGTACGCCTGATCGAAGAAGCGCTCACGCGCATCGACGCCCACCGGCGCGCAGGCGGCTGCGCCTGGATCAGCATTGACGCACAACAGGCCTTAGCCGCCGCGCACGCCTCCGACGCCACGCGGGCCGCTGGCTATGCACCTTCACCCTTGGCGGGGCTGCCCGTTTCGATTAAAGATTTGTTTGATATGGCGGGGCAAGTGACCCGCGCCGGTTCGCGCGTATTAGCAGATGCGCCGCCAGCAGTCACCGATGCGCCGGCCGTCGCTCGTCTACGAGCGGCAGGCGCGATTCTGCTAGGCCGCACGAATATGAGTGAATTTGCTTATTCCGGACTCGGCCTCAATCCACATTACGGCAATCCCTGCACGCCGCTAGACCCTAGCCGTGTGGCGGGAGGATCGAGCGCCGGTGCCGCCGTTTCGGTAGCGGGTGAAATGGCCATTGCCGCACTTGGCACAGATACCGGCGGCTCAATTCGAGTTCCTGCAGCCTTCTGCGGCTTGACAGGCTTTAAACCAACCGCCAAGCGCGTTCCTCTAACCGGCGCGATCCCCCTTTCAGCATCGCTTGACTCGGCTGGGCCGCTCGCCCCTTCGGTAGATTGCTGCGCCATTTTCGATGCTGTACTAGCCGGCCAATCTCCCTCTTCGATTGAAACCAGCGCAGCTAATATTAAAGGCTTGCGCCTTTATGTCACGCACGATTACGTAGGCGCAGATCTAGACCGAACGGTACGCTCAGCTTTTGAGGCAGCGCTCGAAACATTAAGCCAAGCAGGTGCGCACATCGTACATTTTTCGTTTCCTGAGTTATTTGAACTCAACTCAATCAATCAGCAAGGCGGTCTGGTTGCAGCCGAAGCCTGGGCTTGGCACCGACCGCTCATACAACGCGCTAGCGCACAGTATGATCCTCGCATTGCCGCAAACATTCGTAAAGGCGCAACTCAAACGGCCGCCGACTACCTGGATGTGCTGGCCGGACACAAACGCTTACAGGCCTACGCCCGCCAGCGCTTATATGATGCGGATGCGTGGCTCATGCCCACCTCAGCGATTGCAGCGCCCCCCCTTGCGCCTCTTATCAACGACGATGCTTTATTTGCTTCAACCAATGCACTGGCCTTGCGCAATGCGCGCATCACGAATATTTTGAATGGCTGCGCGCTCACGCTACCATGCCAATTACCGGGTACACTACCGGTCGGACTATCGATTTGCGGTTTTGCATATAGCGATGCACGCATCATCCGTATCGCGCGCGCGATCGAAGCCGTACTAGCTGCGCGCTGA